Genomic window (Kaistia defluvii):
GGCGGCATTCTCGTCGCCATCGCGGCAAAATACGGCCTGCCAATCCACTTTATCGGCGTCGGCGAGGGCGTTGACGACCTCGAACCATTCTCGGCTGACGAATTCGCGCGGGCGATCGCGGGTATCGCGGCGTGACCTGCGCCATAGATCAGCCGCGAATATCGCCCTATCTGAAGGCGTCCACCACCGAAAGCCGACCATGACCCTCGAAATCGAACGCGCCCCCAACGATCCCGCCCGCAAGGAGCTCAATCCGCTCCTGAAGCTGGCGCTCGAACTCGGACCACTCGGCGTGTTCTTCTTCGCCAATGCCCGGGCAGACATCTATTGGGCGACGGGACTGTTCATGGTTGCGACGCTGGCGGCGCTCGCCGTCTCCTACGCCATGACGCGAAAACTGCCGATCATGCCGCTGGTCACAGGCGTCGTCGTCGTGGTCTTCGGCGGGCTGACGCTGTGGCTGCATGACGACACCTTCATCAAGCTGAAGCCGACCATCGTCAACACGCTGTTCGGCCTCGTCCTGCTTGGCGGCCTCGCCTTCGGCCGCTCGCTGCTCGGTTATGTCTTCGATTCCGTCTTCAAACTGACGGATGAGGGCTGGCGCAAGCTGACCTTCCGCTGGGGCCTGTTCTTCCTGGCACTGGCGGTACTCAACATCGTCATCTGGAAGGGCGCCGACGCCTATCTCGCCGATCCCAAGGCGGCGACGGATCTCTGGGTGAACTTCAAGGTTTTCGGCATCATGCCGCTGACCTTCATCTTCACGCTGTTTCAGCTACCCCTGATCACCCGCACGACGATCCCTGAAGACAAGACCGAGACCCAGCCGGTGCGCTGAGAGCGTCCTTGGGACCTTGGGCCTGCTTCTCCTGATGGAAAGCGTCGCCTGGGGCGTTCTGCGTCTGAGGTTTCTGCGTGTACGTAAAGTGACGTGAGTCGACCTCCACAGATCTCGATCTATCTGCGCCTCTGCGAAGTTTGATGGAGCGCTGCGCCAACGGCGCCGCATGGCGCCCGCTCTGACAGAGCGTCCGGGCGCTGTCCTACGACGTAAGCGGGTTCCATTGGGGCGAGGCCGGTGTCGCTGGAACCTGCCTTGATCGCGAGAGAGACGGCCCGGCGTCCGTGCTG
Coding sequences:
- a CDS encoding septation protein A; this encodes MTLEIERAPNDPARKELNPLLKLALELGPLGVFFFANARADIYWATGLFMVATLAALAVSYAMTRKLPIMPLVTGVVVVVFGGLTLWLHDDTFIKLKPTIVNTLFGLVLLGGLAFGRSLLGYVFDSVFKLTDEGWRKLTFRWGLFFLALAVLNIVIWKGADAYLADPKAATDLWVNFKVFGIMPLTFIFTLFQLPLITRTTIPEDKTETQPVR